Part of the Sulfitobacter donghicola DSW-25 = KCTC 12864 = JCM 14565 genome, GCGTGATGTGGGCCTCGCCATGGGCGTGAAATTCGGTTTCCTCGGCGGTGATACCGCAGCAAGGACAGGATACGATCAGCATGAAGGTGCTCCGATCTTGAAAAACGGGCCTGTCGGCCCCAAGTTTATAGGATGAATTGGATTTTTTGGATCATCGCGCTGATCGCGCTCGCCGCGGTTGGTATCGCCCTTTACGAGCGGCGCAAAAAACGCAGTCTGCTGGCCCATGACCTGAACCTTAGCCCCCGCAACGCGCCCCATACCGAGGCTGCGAGGATACAGGCCGAAGATGCCACAGCGCGCAGGATTTCCGGTTTCGACCGCTGATAACATCAGTGCGCCACCCCAGCCGCAACAGATTCATCGATAAAGCGCCCTTCCGTAAAGCGATTTAATCCAAACGCATCCGTAAGCGGCGAGCGGCCTTTTGCCATCAGCTCGGCCATAGCCCAACCAGACCCCGGGATCGCCTTGAACCCGCCAGTGCCCCAACCACTGTTGATAAAGATGCCATCAACCGGCGTTTTACTGAGAATGGGCGATCGGTCCCCCGTGACATCGACAATACCGCCCCATTGGCGCAGCATTTTCAGGCGCGACACCATGGGGAAGGTTTCGACCAACGCGCGCACTGTTTCCTCGATATGGTGGAAACTGCCCCGCTGGGTATAGTTGTTATAGCCGTCGGTACCGCCGCCGATAACCATTTCGCCCTTGTCAGACTGGCTCATATAGCCGTGGACCGTGTTGGCCATAACCACCACATCCATGCAGGGCTTGATCGGCTCAGACACCAAAGCCTGCAGCGCAACCGATTCCATCGGCAGTCGGAAACCAGCCATTTCCGCTAGGTGACCCGAGTGACCAGCAACGACGATCCCCAGCTTGTCACAGGCGATATCACCCCGCGTGGTTGTTACGCCCGTAACCTTGCCGCCTTCGGACTGGATGCCCGTGACTTCGCAGCGCTGGATGACGTCCATTCCCATATCTGAACACGCGCGGGCATATCCCCATGCAACCGCATCATGGCGGGCTGTCCCGCCGCGCGCCTGCCACAAGCCGCCCAAAACTGGATAGCGCGGGCCATCCAGATTGATGATCGGCACCAGCTGTTTGACCTTCTCGGGTCCGATGAATTCGGTTGTGACACCTTGCAACATGTTCGCATGTGCCGTGCGTTTGTATCCGCGCACCTCATGTTCGGTTTGTGCAAGCATGATAACCCCACGTGGGGAAAACATCACATTATAGTTGAGATCCTGCGACATCGTCTCATACAAGGAGCGCGCTTTTTCATAGATCGCAGCCGATGGATCCTGCAAATAGTTCGAACGGATGATGGTTGTATTGCGGCCCGTGTTGCCACCCCCCAACCACCCCTTTTCAAGGATCGCGACATTGGTGATGCCAAAGTTCTTACCCAGATAATAAGCCGTCGCAAGGCCATGCCCCCCTGCCCCGACGATGATCGCATCATAACGTTTCTTTGGCGCCGCATCGCGCCATGCACGCGTCCAGCCAGTGTGGTGGCGCATCGCCTCACGCGCTACGGCAAAAGCAGAGTATTTTTTCATCGCTGGTGTCCTTGGGGGCAGATCAGGAGTGGATTCGGGCGGACAAACGCCTTTACGAC contains:
- a CDS encoding sarcosine oxidase subunit beta family protein; its protein translation is MKKYSAFAVAREAMRHHTGWTRAWRDAAPKKRYDAIIVGAGGHGLATAYYLGKNFGITNVAILEKGWLGGGNTGRNTTIIRSNYLQDPSAAIYEKARSLYETMSQDLNYNVMFSPRGVIMLAQTEHEVRGYKRTAHANMLQGVTTEFIGPEKVKQLVPIINLDGPRYPVLGGLWQARGGTARHDAVAWGYARACSDMGMDVIQRCEVTGIQSEGGKVTGVTTTRGDIACDKLGIVVAGHSGHLAEMAGFRLPMESVALQALVSEPIKPCMDVVVMANTVHGYMSQSDKGEMVIGGGTDGYNNYTQRGSFHHIEETVRALVETFPMVSRLKMLRQWGGIVDVTGDRSPILSKTPVDGIFINSGWGTGGFKAIPGSGWAMAELMAKGRSPLTDAFGLNRFTEGRFIDESVAAGVAH